One genomic segment of Hypomesus transpacificus isolate Combined female chromosome 5, fHypTra1, whole genome shotgun sequence includes these proteins:
- the LOC124468189 gene encoding heat shock factor protein 5-like, whose product MGFLYPGNQNQDWQSGENQDTKKNDVNLDRVFQIVDELQASPKIHMVKVETPEKQPPSSPGDQPVSSIHSCVSSHFDTSLSSSSMPVAMEANSMTPHGPIIIAVSGNVPQGTVSGPAGEPEEVETQPFTLESKTTHVEAYHKEEECSSSEVEETELLDIEVTNSLHDASVTQDSISTRKLTKSPDLNMLVEVACKQEFDLSQCR is encoded by the exons ATGGGCTTTTTGTATCCGGGAAACCAAAACCAGGACTGGCAAAGTGGAGAAAACCAGGACACCAAGAAGAATGATGTCAACCTGGACAGAGTGTTCCAGATAGTTGATGAACTGCAAGCATCCCCCAAAATACACATGGTCAAAGTGGAGACCCCAGAGAAGCAGCCTCCCTCTTCGCCTGGAGACCAGCCGGTGAGCTCCATCCACAGCTGTGTCTCCTCACACTTTGACACCTCACTCAGTTCCAGCTCCATGCCAGTAGCCATGGAGGCCAACTCAATGACTCCACACGGGCCCATCATTATTGCAGTCTCAGGGAATGTCCCACAGGGAACAGTGAGTGGCCCTGCAGGTGAGCCAGAGGAAGTGGAGACACAGCCTTTCACTCTAGAATCCAAGACAACCCATGTGGAGGCCTATCACAAG GAGGAAGAGTGCAGCAGCTCTGAGGTGGAGGAAACAGAGCTCCTAGACATAGAGGTCACCAACAGTTTGCACGATGCCAGCGTCACGCAGGACAGCATTAGCACCAGGAAGCTAACTAAATCTCCAG aTCTCAACATGTTGGTTGAAGTGGCGTGTAAGCAGGAATTTGACCTGTCTCAGTGTCGCTGA